Proteins from one Comamonas flocculans genomic window:
- a CDS encoding ExbD/TolR family protein yields MSFGTQDDTDEVMNEINVTPLVDVTLVLLIIFIVTIPVMKHAVPVDLPRAVSQKEVVQPETIRLSITADGKYHWNESDIADDELEARLRQEAAKDPQPDLHIRGDKDVRYDRVAKAMSAAQRAGVRKIGFVTDPSE; encoded by the coding sequence ATGTCCTTCGGAACGCAGGACGATACCGACGAGGTGATGAACGAGATCAACGTGACGCCGCTGGTGGACGTCACGCTGGTGCTGCTCATCATCTTCATCGTCACCATTCCGGTGATGAAGCATGCGGTGCCGGTGGACCTGCCGCGCGCCGTGAGCCAGAAGGAGGTGGTGCAGCCCGAGACCATCCGCCTGTCGATCACCGCCGACGGCAAGTACCACTGGAACGAGAGCGACATCGCCGACGACGAGCTGGAAGCGCGGCTGCGCCAGGAAGCGGCCAAGGACCCGCAGCCCGACCTGCACATCCGCGGCGACAAGGATGTGCGCTACGACCGCGTGGCCAAGGCCATGTCGGCGGCGCAGCGCGCGGGCGTGCGCAAGATTGGCTTCGTCACCGACCCGAGCGAATAG
- a CDS encoding (2Fe-2S)-binding protein → MIVCVCHRISDREIARHARAGLSFDEIQLELGVATQCGCCEQTARELADQCCSAHPVAALHNTVHDGAEHPLAAL, encoded by the coding sequence ATGATCGTTTGTGTCTGCCACCGCATTTCCGACCGCGAGATCGCACGCCATGCGCGCGCCGGACTGAGCTTTGACGAAATCCAGCTGGAACTCGGCGTCGCCACCCAGTGCGGCTGCTGCGAGCAGACGGCACGCGAGCTGGCGGACCAGTGCTGCAGCGCCCACCCGGTTGCGGCATTGCACAATACCGTGCACGACGGTGCCGAGCACCCGCTTGCCGCGCTCTGA
- the mnmC gene encoding FAD-dependent 5-carboxymethylaminomethyl-2-thiouridine(34) oxidoreductase MnmC has translation MAEPLLWLDDGTPASARFGDRYHSRAGHGLPQARGTFLAGCELPQAWAGRAQWHVLETGFGLGLNFLVTWDAWRKDPARPQLLHFTSCEAWPVAPEALLRATPPEPALQALAAQLAAQYRGMTPGVQRLAFEHGRVLLTVLVGDAQRMLRAQRLQADCVYLDGFAPRLNPRMWSEHTLKAVARSCRRGARIATWCTAHSVRETLARCGFALHIAEGVPPKRENLRGSYEPPWQPHPVRAALPATTLAQGRECAVVGAGLAGASVADSLVRRGWRVTVHERGAGAASGASGVPAAIAAPHVSPDDSLISRLSRAGLRALQLALHQHAGDLQGTDWALGGVLEHRVGESARLPGDSPEWRHWSAPADARQRAQAWLPAQASALWHSGAGWLRPQALIERLLAQAGVKLQTHSDIARIEASAEAHARWRLLDARGRLLGEADLVVVCAGAASGALGPQAAALPLQPVRGMCSLGARLPGKDNVPWPGQPVNGHGMLVPGPAGDAAPHWVCGSTFERGQDRLPLTPVEIKAGHEANFAKLSLLLPALASALAPLFAGGGAGLRAWSGVRCSLPDHLPLVGPLDAARQPGLWVCTGLGARGATLASLCAELLAARLHGEPLPLDAALARALMSERFLPTVPPAAAHADA, from the coding sequence ATGGCCGAACCCCTGCTCTGGCTTGACGACGGCACGCCCGCCAGCGCGCGCTTTGGCGATCGCTACCACAGCCGCGCCGGCCACGGCCTGCCGCAGGCGCGCGGCACGTTTCTGGCGGGCTGCGAGCTGCCGCAGGCCTGGGCCGGCCGCGCGCAGTGGCACGTGCTTGAAACCGGCTTCGGGCTGGGGCTGAACTTCCTCGTCACCTGGGACGCCTGGCGCAAGGACCCTGCGCGCCCCCAGCTGCTGCATTTCACCTCCTGCGAGGCCTGGCCCGTGGCGCCCGAGGCGCTGCTGCGCGCCACGCCGCCCGAGCCCGCGCTGCAGGCGCTGGCGGCGCAGCTGGCCGCGCAGTACCGGGGCATGACGCCGGGGGTGCAGCGCCTGGCCTTCGAACACGGGCGGGTGCTGCTCACCGTGCTGGTGGGAGACGCGCAGCGCATGCTGCGCGCGCAGCGGCTGCAGGCGGACTGCGTGTACCTGGACGGGTTTGCGCCGCGCCTGAACCCGCGCATGTGGAGCGAGCACACGCTCAAGGCCGTGGCGCGCAGTTGCCGGCGCGGCGCGCGCATCGCGACCTGGTGCACCGCGCACAGCGTGCGCGAGACGCTGGCGCGCTGCGGCTTTGCGCTGCACATCGCCGAGGGCGTGCCGCCCAAGCGCGAAAACCTCAGAGGCAGCTACGAGCCGCCCTGGCAGCCGCACCCGGTTCGAGCCGCGCTGCCGGCCACCACGCTGGCGCAGGGACGCGAATGCGCCGTGGTCGGCGCCGGCCTGGCCGGTGCCTCCGTGGCCGACAGCCTGGTCCGCCGCGGCTGGCGCGTGACGGTGCATGAACGCGGCGCCGGCGCGGCCAGTGGTGCTTCGGGCGTGCCCGCCGCTATCGCCGCGCCCCATGTCTCGCCCGACGACAGCTTGATCTCGCGCCTGTCGCGCGCCGGGCTGCGCGCGCTGCAGCTGGCGCTGCACCAGCATGCGGGCGACCTGCAGGGCACCGACTGGGCGCTGGGCGGCGTCCTCGAACACCGGGTGGGCGAAAGCGCCCGCTTGCCGGGCGACAGCCCCGAATGGCGGCACTGGAGCGCCCCGGCCGACGCAAGGCAACGCGCCCAGGCCTGGCTGCCGGCGCAGGCCAGCGCGCTCTGGCATTCCGGCGCAGGCTGGCTGCGCCCGCAGGCGCTGATCGAGCGGTTGCTGGCGCAAGCGGGCGTCAAGCTGCAGACGCACTCCGACATCGCGCGCATCGAAGCCTCGGCCGAAGCGCACGCGCGCTGGCGCCTGCTGGACGCCAGGGGCCGGCTGCTCGGCGAGGCGGATCTGGTGGTGGTGTGCGCAGGCGCGGCAAGCGGCGCGCTGGGCCCGCAGGCCGCTGCACTGCCGTTGCAGCCGGTGCGCGGCATGTGCAGCCTGGGAGCACGCCTGCCTGGCAAGGACAACGTCCCCTGGCCCGGTCAGCCGGTCAATGGCCACGGCATGCTGGTCCCGGGCCCGGCAGGCGACGCGGCGCCCCATTGGGTCTGCGGCTCTACCTTCGAGCGCGGGCAGGACCGCCTGCCGCTCACGCCGGTCGAAATCAAAGCCGGGCACGAAGCCAATTTCGCCAAGCTGTCGCTCCTGCTGCCAGCGCTCGCGTCGGCGCTCGCACCGCTCTTTGCGGGCGGCGGCGCCGGCCTGCGTGCCTGGTCCGGCGTGCGCTGCAGCCTGCCCGACCACCTGCCGCTCGTTGGCCCGCTGGATGCGGCGCGCCAGCCCGGGCTGTGGGTGTGCACCGGCCTGGGCGCACGCGGCGCGACGCTGGCCAGCCTGTGCGCCGAACTGCTCGCCGCCCGGCTGCATGGCGAGCCGCTGCCGCTGGACGCGGCGCTCGCTCGCGCGCTGATGTCCGAGCGCTTTCTGCCAACGGTGCCGCCCGCCGCCGCCCACGCCGACGCATGA
- a CDS encoding energy transducer TonB, protein MSHFEHYAQARGNARTAAVVGSVVVAHALAIWALQTGLLREAVQIVVPVQVLSEFISPPAPAPQPPAPPPPQPPRPAPPPPPVPPAPAPPPVRHAPSPPKPKAPAPKPAPMPLAIADPTPAADAPVGVIEPQPPAPPMLAPVAPPPPAPPAPPAPPAVVAPSSNASYLNNPPPQYPAISRRLNEQGLVVLRVLIGTDGLPQKVEVKESSGYERLDQAAVKTVLRWRFVPGTRGGVAEAMWHLQPINFVLTY, encoded by the coding sequence ATGAGTCATTTCGAGCACTATGCGCAGGCGCGCGGCAACGCGCGCACGGCGGCCGTCGTCGGCTCCGTGGTGGTGGCGCACGCCCTGGCGATCTGGGCGCTGCAGACCGGCCTGCTGCGCGAGGCGGTGCAGATCGTCGTGCCCGTGCAGGTGCTCAGCGAATTCATCTCGCCGCCGGCACCCGCGCCGCAACCCCCGGCCCCGCCACCGCCGCAACCGCCCAGGCCCGCACCGCCTCCCCCCCCCGTGCCTCCAGCGCCGGCGCCCCCACCGGTGCGCCACGCACCCAGCCCGCCCAAACCCAAGGCGCCGGCGCCCAAGCCCGCACCGATGCCGCTGGCCATTGCCGACCCCACGCCGGCCGCGGACGCGCCCGTGGGCGTGATCGAACCCCAGCCCCCCGCGCCGCCCATGCTCGCGCCCGTGGCGCCGCCGCCGCCCGCCCCCCCGGCGCCGCCGGCACCACCCGCGGTGGTCGCGCCGTCGAGCAACGCCAGCTACCTGAACAACCCGCCACCGCAGTACCCGGCGATCAGTCGCCGCCTGAACGAGCAGGGGCTGGTGGTGCTGCGCGTGCTCATCGGCACCGACGGCCTGCCGCAGAAGGTGGAAGTCAAGGAATCGAGCGGCTACGAGCGGCTCGACCAGGCGGCCGTCAAGACCGTGCTGCGCTGGCGCTTCGTGCCCGGCACGCGCGGCGGCGTGGCGGAGGCCATGTGGCATCTGCAACCGATCAATTTTGTCCTGACCTACTAG
- a CDS encoding SWIB/MDM2 domain-containing protein, with translation MATASKKAPAAKKRTPNAAFMKPLTPDAALAAVIGNKPLPRTEIVKQLWVYIKAHNLQDAKNKRMINADAKLKALFGKPQVSMFELAGLIGKHVS, from the coding sequence ATGGCAACCGCAAGCAAGAAGGCTCCCGCCGCCAAGAAGCGCACCCCCAACGCCGCTTTCATGAAGCCGCTCACCCCCGACGCCGCGCTGGCTGCCGTGATCGGCAACAAGCCTCTGCCGCGCACCGAGATCGTCAAGCAGCTGTGGGTCTACATCAAGGCCCACAACCTGCAGGACGCGAAGAACAAGCGCATGATCAATGCCGACGCCAAGCTCAAGGCGCTGTTCGGCAAGCCGCAGGTTTCGATGTTCGAGCTCGCCGGCCTGATCGGCAAGCACGTGAGCTGA
- a CDS encoding MotA/TolQ/ExbB proton channel family protein, translated as METQLGLWHLWEQGDFVTRATAAILLVMSLLTWIVILVKTMNIVRFKRDARNARDFWHSEDFAAGLTKLGSNPGNPFLYLALEAREATAHHRNTQAHLHDTLDVSDWLTRCLRNCIDEFTASIQSGLAILASIGSTSPFIGLFGTVWGIYHALMAISATGASTIDKVAGPIGEALIMTALGLAVAIPAVLGYNALVRGNKSILNQLASFAHDLHAYFVTGARVSLPGESGNVLPMKKG; from the coding sequence ATGGAAACTCAACTCGGCCTCTGGCACCTCTGGGAACAGGGCGACTTCGTGACGCGGGCAACCGCCGCGATCCTGCTCGTCATGTCGCTGCTCACCTGGATCGTGATCCTGGTCAAAACCATGAACATCGTGCGTTTCAAGCGCGATGCGCGCAACGCCCGCGACTTCTGGCACAGCGAGGACTTCGCCGCAGGCCTGACCAAGCTGGGCAGCAACCCCGGCAACCCCTTCCTCTACCTGGCGCTGGAGGCGCGCGAGGCCACCGCGCACCACCGCAACACCCAGGCGCACCTGCACGACACGCTGGACGTGAGCGACTGGCTCACGCGCTGCCTGCGCAACTGCATCGACGAGTTCACCGCGAGCATCCAGTCGGGGCTGGCGATCCTGGCGTCCATCGGCTCGACCTCGCCCTTCATCGGGCTGTTCGGCACGGTCTGGGGCATCTACCACGCCTTGATGGCCATCAGCGCGACCGGCGCTTCCACCATAGACAAGGTGGCCGGGCCCATCGGCGAGGCCCTCATCATGACCGCGCTGGGCCTGGCGGTGGCGATCCCGGCGGTGCTGGGCTACAACGCCCTGGTGCGCGGCAACAAGTCCATCCTCAACCAGCTCGCCAGCTTCGCCCACGACCTGCATGCCTACTTCGTCACCGGCGCGCGCGTGAGCCTGCCGGGCGAGTCGGGCAACGTGTTGCCGATGAAGAAGGGGTGA
- the rraA gene encoding ribonuclease E activity regulator RraA encodes MTAAAATPAFPATCDLCDARRGDTSGAFRVLAPVFRHFGARSAFHGPVATIKCFEDNSLVREAVQRPGEGRVLVVDGGASLRRALVGGNLAAAAARNGWAGIVVDGCVRDVAELQALALGIRALALVPMATDKRGAGEADVPVQIQGTWVRPGDWLYADADGMVVSERAMHA; translated from the coding sequence ATGACTGCCGCCGCCGCCACGCCCGCATTCCCCGCCACCTGCGATCTCTGCGATGCCCGCCGGGGCGACACCAGCGGCGCGTTTCGCGTGCTGGCGCCGGTGTTCCGGCACTTCGGTGCGCGCAGCGCGTTCCACGGACCGGTGGCGACGATCAAGTGCTTCGAGGACAACTCCCTGGTGCGCGAGGCGGTGCAGCGTCCGGGCGAGGGCCGGGTGCTGGTGGTGGACGGCGGTGCCTCGCTGCGCCGGGCGCTGGTGGGCGGCAATCTGGCGGCCGCTGCGGCGCGCAATGGCTGGGCCGGCATCGTCGTGGACGGCTGCGTGCGCGACGTGGCCGAGCTGCAAGCGCTGGCGCTGGGCATCCGCGCGCTGGCGCTCGTGCCCATGGCCACCGACAAGCGCGGCGCGGGCGAAGCCGACGTGCCGGTGCAGATCCAGGGCACCTGGGTGCGCCCCGGCGACTGGCTCTATGCCGACGCCGACGGCATGGTGGTCAGCGAGCGGGCGATGCACGCCTGA
- a CDS encoding heme-binding protein yields MKTQATLELSDIKQIAAAAEAEALRNGWAVAIAIADAGGHPLWLQRLDGCAPMAAYVAPAKARSAALGRRETKNFEEMINNGRTSFLSVPELQALMEGGVPIVKDGQCIGAVGVSGVKSMQDAQIAQAGIAALGL; encoded by the coding sequence ATGAAGACACAAGCCACGCTGGAGTTGTCCGACATCAAGCAGATCGCCGCCGCCGCCGAGGCCGAGGCGCTGCGCAACGGCTGGGCCGTGGCCATCGCGATTGCCGACGCGGGCGGGCACCCGCTGTGGCTGCAGCGCCTCGACGGCTGCGCGCCGATGGCCGCCTACGTGGCACCGGCCAAAGCGCGCTCGGCCGCGCTGGGGCGGCGCGAGACGAAGAATTTCGAGGAAATGATCAACAACGGCCGCACTTCCTTCCTCTCGGTGCCCGAACTCCAGGCCCTGATGGAGGGCGGCGTGCCCATCGTGAAGGACGGCCAATGCATAGGCGCCGTGGGGGTGAGCGGCGTCAAGTCGATGCAGGACGCGCAGATTGCCCAGGCCGGCATCGCCGCCCTGGGTCTGTGA
- a CDS encoding TlpA family protein disulfide reductase, which translates to MERTLALGPLALPWSMLLLMLAWLLGSLLHEGLARRRGLGAGMHHSWLMLLAILLAARVGYVLAFAREYAAAPWGVLDVRDGGWSPWWGLSMAISYLLFLWASTNRWRATVSVGTLAALALWGSGWLWLHQGPPAGVEPPATALADLPDWQGDALDGSVLALSALKGQPVVLNFWATWCPPCRREMPVLLQASREQPQVRFLWINQGEDKFKAGRYAQQQGLPAGSVLLDADSTLSHGLGLRALPTTLFYDAQGRLVAARVGELSAATLAERLRLATAGR; encoded by the coding sequence ATGGAACGCACCCTGGCCCTCGGGCCGCTGGCCCTGCCCTGGAGCATGCTGCTGCTGATGCTCGCCTGGCTGCTGGGCTCGCTGCTGCACGAAGGCCTGGCGCGCCGGCGCGGCCTGGGCGCGGGCATGCACCACAGCTGGCTGATGCTGCTGGCCATCCTGCTGGCCGCACGCGTGGGCTACGTGCTGGCGTTCGCCCGCGAATACGCGGCCGCGCCCTGGGGCGTCCTGGACGTGCGCGACGGCGGCTGGTCGCCGTGGTGGGGCCTGAGCATGGCGATCAGCTACCTGCTCTTCCTGTGGGCCAGCACCAACCGCTGGCGCGCAACGGTCAGCGTGGGCACGCTCGCCGCGCTGGCGCTCTGGGGCAGCGGCTGGCTCTGGCTGCACCAGGGGCCGCCCGCGGGCGTGGAGCCGCCAGCCACGGCGCTCGCCGACCTGCCCGACTGGCAGGGCGATGCCCTGGACGGCAGCGTGCTGGCGCTGTCCGCCCTCAAGGGCCAGCCGGTGGTGCTGAACTTCTGGGCCACCTGGTGCCCGCCCTGCCGGCGCGAGATGCCGGTGCTGCTGCAGGCCAGCCGCGAGCAGCCCCAGGTGCGCTTTCTCTGGATCAACCAGGGCGAGGACAAATTCAAGGCCGGCCGCTACGCTCAGCAGCAAGGCCTGCCCGCGGGCAGCGTGCTGCTCGATGCCGACTCCACCCTGAGCCACGGCCTGGGCCTGCGCGCCCTGCCCACCACGCTGTTCTACGACGCCCAGGGCCGGCTCGTGGCCGCGCGCGTGGGCGAGCTTTCCGCGGCCACGCTGGCCGAGCGCCTGCGCCTGGCTACCGCGGGCCGCTGA
- a CDS encoding Bax inhibitor-1 family protein has protein sequence MNTEITRMGSAAGYGLSAQERHRVLRNTYWLLALSLVPTVLGAWVGVATGIMQSLRGGVGLIVFLGGAFAFMFAIEKTKNSGKGVAVLLAFTFFMGLMLSGLIGLVLGMSNGASLIMTAFAGTAGVFFVMASLASVIKRDLTGLGKWLFVGALVLVVGAAINVFVGSTAGVMAISVAAIGIFSAFMLYDIKRVLDGGETNYISATLALYLDMFNVFQSLLALLGIFGGSND, from the coding sequence ATGAACACTGAAATCACCCGCATGGGCTCCGCCGCTGGCTATGGCCTGTCGGCACAGGAGCGCCATCGCGTCCTGCGCAATACCTACTGGCTGCTTGCACTCAGCCTGGTGCCCACGGTGCTCGGCGCCTGGGTGGGCGTGGCCACCGGCATCATGCAGAGCCTGCGCGGCGGCGTGGGGCTGATCGTCTTTCTCGGCGGCGCCTTCGCCTTCATGTTCGCCATCGAAAAGACCAAGAATTCGGGCAAGGGCGTGGCGGTGCTGCTCGCCTTCACCTTCTTCATGGGGCTGATGCTCTCGGGCCTGATCGGCCTGGTGCTGGGCATGAGCAACGGCGCCAGCCTCATCATGACGGCCTTCGCCGGCACGGCGGGCGTGTTCTTCGTGATGGCGAGCCTGGCCAGCGTGATCAAGCGCGACCTCACGGGCCTGGGCAAGTGGCTCTTCGTCGGCGCGCTGGTGCTGGTGGTGGGCGCGGCGATCAACGTCTTCGTCGGCTCCACGGCCGGCGTGATGGCGATCTCGGTGGCCGCGATCGGCATCTTCAGCGCCTTCATGCTCTACGACATCAAGCGCGTGCTCGACGGCGGCGAGACCAACTACATCAGCGCCACGCTGGCCCTGTACCTGGACATGTTCAACGTGTTCCAGAGCCTGCTGGCGCTGCTGGGCATCTTCGGCGGCAGCAACGACTGA
- a CDS encoding DMT family transporter has protein sequence MSPLSRPAAFACLALSMSLVGTYVALSKPLALVFPVMLLAWLRFGLGALAMLGWLRKPMDEPALSPHARGLLFLNALLGNFLFTVLMIYGVSLTSASTAGVIMASIPAWVALLSRFFLGERIAARTGLAIALAVAGIALFALGKPAAPMPAELASTPSTGTRWLGGVLLLAASCCEAAYSVIGKRLTASLGPRRICALMNLWGFVLATPAGLWLAWQFDFSAVSWPHWLLLLFYALAACVWSVWLWMTGLSTVPASQAGIFTTFLPLSAALVGVLALGESMGALQWLAFALAMASVVLATARRPRFRRASPAR, from the coding sequence ATGAGTCCACTCTCGCGTCCCGCCGCCTTTGCCTGCCTGGCGCTGAGCATGTCGCTCGTCGGCACCTACGTCGCGCTGTCCAAGCCGCTGGCGCTGGTGTTTCCGGTGATGCTGCTGGCATGGCTGCGCTTCGGCCTGGGTGCGCTGGCCATGCTTGGCTGGCTGCGCAAGCCGATGGACGAACCGGCGCTGAGCCCGCACGCCAGGGGCCTGCTGTTCCTGAACGCGCTGCTGGGCAACTTCCTGTTCACCGTGCTGATGATCTATGGCGTGAGCCTGACGAGCGCGAGCACCGCCGGCGTCATCATGGCCTCCATCCCCGCGTGGGTGGCATTGCTGAGCCGGTTCTTCCTCGGCGAGCGCATCGCCGCGCGCACCGGGCTGGCGATCGCGCTGGCGGTGGCCGGCATCGCCCTGTTTGCGCTCGGCAAGCCGGCGGCGCCCATGCCTGCCGAGCTGGCCAGCACGCCGAGCACGGGCACGCGCTGGCTCGGCGGCGTGCTGCTGCTGGCGGCCTCGTGCTGCGAGGCGGCCTATTCGGTGATAGGCAAGCGCCTGACCGCCTCGCTCGGACCACGGCGCATCTGCGCCCTGATGAACCTCTGGGGCTTCGTGCTGGCCACGCCGGCGGGCCTGTGGCTGGCCTGGCAGTTCGATTTTTCCGCCGTCTCCTGGCCGCACTGGCTGCTGCTGCTGTTCTACGCGCTGGCAGCGTGCGTGTGGAGCGTCTGGCTGTGGATGACGGGCCTGTCCACGGTGCCTGCCTCGCAGGCCGGCATCTTCACTACCTTCCTGCCCTTGAGCGCAGCCTTGGTGGGGGTGCTTGCGCTCGGCGAATCCATGGGCGCGCTGCAATGGCTGGCGTTTGCGCTGGCCATGGCCAGCGTGGTGCTGGCCACGGCGCGCCGGCCGCGGTTCAGGCGTGCATCGCCCGCTCGCTGA
- the rlmD gene encoding 23S rRNA (uracil(1939)-C(5))-methyltransferase RlmD — translation MSAAKPNLPETPADWLEVTSMDMEAQGVAHRGDGKVVFIDGALPGELVSARTRRSKNQWEQADLTEIHRESSLRTRPPCPHFGLHVGACGGCKMQHLDAAAQVAMKQRVLEDNLWHLGKVRPQTVLPAIHGPAWGYRYRARLAVRHVLKKDTVLVGFHERRSRYIADMQTCKILPPHVDALLLPLRALVASLAARDTCPQIELACGDAFTVLVLRHLEPLSPADQELLRAFGQAHGVQWWLQPKGPDTAHPMDEGAAPLNYRLPEFGITIAFRPTDFTQVNPQINRVLVGRALALLQAGRTDRVIDWFCGLGNFTLPIATRAGSVLGVEGSSALIARARENFASNQAQRLAGQALAATEFEVKNLFEITPSELVAYGSARRWLVDPPREGAFALVKALADIHQARLQAEGAPPLPVAAQDWQPPERIVYVSCNPATLARDAGLLVHQAGYRCKAAGVVNMFAHTAHVESMAVFERAA, via the coding sequence ATGAGCGCAGCCAAGCCGAACCTCCCCGAAACCCCCGCCGACTGGCTTGAGGTCACTTCCATGGACATGGAGGCCCAGGGCGTTGCGCACCGCGGCGACGGCAAGGTGGTGTTCATCGACGGCGCGCTGCCCGGAGAGCTGGTGAGCGCGCGCACGCGGCGCAGCAAGAACCAGTGGGAGCAGGCCGATCTGACCGAGATCCACCGCGAGTCCAGCCTGCGCACCCGGCCGCCGTGTCCGCATTTCGGCCTGCATGTCGGCGCCTGCGGCGGCTGCAAGATGCAGCACCTGGACGCGGCGGCGCAGGTGGCGATGAAGCAGCGGGTGCTGGAAGACAACCTCTGGCATCTGGGCAAGGTCCGGCCACAGACCGTGCTGCCCGCCATCCACGGCCCCGCCTGGGGCTACCGCTACCGCGCGCGCCTGGCGGTGCGCCACGTGCTCAAGAAGGACACGGTGCTGGTCGGCTTTCATGAACGCAGGAGCCGCTACATCGCCGACATGCAAACCTGCAAGATCCTGCCGCCGCATGTGGATGCGCTCTTGCTGCCGCTGCGTGCGCTGGTCGCCTCGCTGGCCGCGCGCGACACCTGCCCGCAGATCGAGCTGGCCTGCGGCGACGCGTTCACGGTGCTGGTGCTGCGCCACCTCGAGCCGCTGTCGCCCGCGGACCAGGAGCTGCTGCGTGCCTTCGGCCAGGCGCATGGCGTGCAGTGGTGGCTGCAGCCCAAGGGGCCGGACACGGCCCACCCCATGGATGAAGGCGCCGCGCCGCTGAATTACCGGCTGCCCGAATTCGGCATCACCATCGCCTTTCGACCGACCGATTTCACCCAGGTCAACCCGCAGATCAACCGCGTGCTGGTGGGCCGTGCGCTGGCGCTGCTCCAGGCCGGGAGGACGGACCGGGTGATCGACTGGTTCTGCGGCCTGGGCAATTTCACCCTGCCGATCGCCACGCGCGCGGGCAGCGTGCTGGGCGTGGAGGGCAGCAGCGCGCTGATTGCGCGTGCACGAGAAAATTTTGCATCAAATCAGGCCCAAAGGCTTGCTGGGCAAGCGCTGGCAGCTACGGAATTTGAGGTAAAGAACCTGTTCGAGATCACGCCTTCCGAGCTCGTGGCCTACGGCAGCGCCCGGCGCTGGCTGGTCGATCCGCCGCGCGAAGGGGCGTTTGCCCTGGTCAAGGCCCTGGCGGACATCCACCAGGCCCGGCTGCAGGCCGAAGGCGCGCCGCCGCTGCCCGTGGCTGCGCAGGACTGGCAGCCGCCCGAGCGCATCGTCTACGTGAGCTGCAACCCCGCCACGCTGGCGCGCGACGCCGGCCTGCTGGTGCACCAGGCGGGCTACCGCTGCAAGGCCGCGGGGGTGGTCAACATGTTTGCGCACACTGCGCACGTCGAGAGCATGGCGGTGTTCGAGCGCGCCGCCTGA